In Bacillus sp. Cs-700, one genomic interval encodes:
- the argS gene encoding arginine--tRNA ligase, translating into MMYKKIFADKLVVACGGKVKSSDLMQRIEIPKYESHGDYAFPCFQLAKLEKMSPNQIATNLASKLNDPLFEKVDAVGPYVNVFLNKKMVTSDVIHLVLSQEEEYGSSNIGKDGVVTIDLSSPNIAKPFSMGHLRSTVIGNALSLIVEKVGYRPIRINHLGDWGTQFGKLITAYRKWGNEQKVREQTIKELLKLYILFHEEAAVDPLLEDEGRKAFKELEQGDLEAVTLWKWFREESLKEFNRIYDLMGITFDSTNGEAFYNDKMQRVIKMLEEKDLLVESNGAMVVELGEDLPPCLIKKKDGASLYATRDLAAAIYRYETYGFSESLYVVGNEQSLHFKQLIEVLKKLGFEWAEQMHHINFGMMLKEGKKMSTRKGKVVLLEEVLCEGIELAKENIEAKNPDLANKSAIAEQIGVGAVLFHDLKNDRRNDIDFSLEDMLRVEGETGPYVQYTHARACSILRKGNYQKVENIEKLEGEEAWSVVTKLRQFPHAIERAATEYDPSQIAKFVLELSRAFNKYYGQVRILEENSSKQARLQLVMAVSIVLQEGLRLLGLHAPEEM; encoded by the coding sequence ATGATGTATAAAAAAATCTTTGCAGACAAACTCGTTGTAGCATGCGGTGGAAAAGTAAAGAGTAGTGACTTGATGCAACGCATTGAAATTCCGAAATATGAGTCACATGGTGATTACGCTTTTCCATGTTTTCAACTTGCTAAGTTGGAAAAAATGTCCCCTAATCAAATTGCGACAAATCTTGCTAGTAAATTGAACGATCCTCTATTCGAGAAAGTAGACGCAGTTGGCCCTTATGTCAATGTGTTTCTTAATAAGAAAATGGTTACGAGTGATGTTATTCATCTGGTCCTTAGTCAAGAAGAAGAGTATGGGAGCTCCAATATAGGTAAAGACGGTGTGGTAACGATCGATTTGTCATCACCTAATATTGCAAAACCTTTTTCAATGGGACACTTACGCTCAACCGTGATTGGGAATGCTCTATCGTTAATTGTTGAAAAAGTTGGCTATCGTCCTATTCGAATCAATCATCTTGGGGATTGGGGTACGCAGTTTGGAAAGTTGATAACGGCGTATCGTAAGTGGGGGAATGAGCAAAAAGTTCGTGAACAAACAATTAAAGAACTTCTTAAATTATATATTTTGTTTCATGAAGAAGCAGCCGTTGATCCTTTACTAGAAGATGAAGGGAGAAAGGCATTTAAAGAGTTAGAACAAGGCGATTTGGAAGCTGTGACGCTCTGGAAGTGGTTCCGTGAAGAATCTCTTAAAGAATTTAATCGTATTTATGACCTTATGGGCATCACATTTGATTCGACAAATGGAGAAGCTTTTTATAATGATAAAATGCAGCGAGTGATTAAGATGTTAGAAGAAAAGGACCTGTTAGTGGAATCCAATGGTGCCATGGTTGTTGAGCTTGGAGAAGATCTCCCTCCATGCTTAATTAAAAAGAAGGACGGAGCATCTCTTTATGCCACTCGCGATTTAGCAGCAGCGATTTATCGATATGAAACATACGGCTTTAGTGAATCCCTTTACGTAGTAGGGAATGAACAAAGCCTACATTTCAAACAATTAATTGAAGTTCTAAAAAAGTTAGGGTTCGAATGGGCAGAGCAAATGCACCATATCAACTTTGGGATGATGCTTAAAGAAGGAAAGAAAATGTCAACGAGAAAAGGAAAAGTCGTTTTGCTTGAAGAGGTGCTATGTGAGGGGATTGAACTTGCAAAAGAAAATATTGAAGCTAAAAATCCTGATTTAGCAAACAAAAGTGCTATTGCAGAACAAATTGGGGTTGGGGCCGTCTTGTTTCATGATTTAAAGAATGATCGTCGAAATGACATCGACTTTTCACTTGAAGATATGCTACGAGTTGAAGGAGAAACTGGTCCATATGTACAGTACACACACGCTCGTGCTTGTTCCATTCTACGTAAAGGGAATTATCAAAAAGTAGAAAATATCGAAAAGCTAGAAGGTGAAGAAGCCTGGTCAGTCGTCACAAAACTTCGTCAATTCCCCCATGCGATTGAACGAGCAGCTACTGAATACGATCCTTCTCAAATCGCAAAATTTGTTTTAGAACTTTCGCGTGCTTTCAACAAATATTATGGACAGGTCCGTATTTTAGAAGAGAACTCATCCAAACAAGCTAGATTACAACTAGTTATGGCTGTATCAATTGTTTTGCAAGAGGGATTACGATTACTTGGTCTTCACGCACCTGAAGAAATGTAA
- a CDS encoding TraR/DksA C4-type zinc finger protein, with protein sequence MLTTGQLRSFKNTIQKRIRALNEELVDNDEFGISQSFVQHSTGELSNYDNHPGDTATELYEREKDLSLNEHAKQELAELNNALERISNGKYGRCEICGNEISIERLSILPTAKTCVEHSPSQKTSNQRPAEEDVLGQSFSEHINDEEESNFFDAEDSWQRTARYGTSETPSDFNDQQMSYDRMYIDSNELNGYVEEIETFLSANIDGKPTGVVPNERHERYEEQLDDYEELASQGMIEDTDMNK encoded by the coding sequence ATGCTAACGACAGGTCAACTCCGCTCATTTAAAAATACGATTCAAAAACGTATTCGAGCACTCAATGAAGAATTGGTTGATAATGATGAATTTGGAATTTCTCAATCATTTGTCCAACATTCTACGGGGGAACTTTCAAATTATGATAATCACCCTGGCGATACAGCTACAGAACTTTATGAGCGAGAAAAAGATCTTTCATTAAATGAACATGCGAAACAAGAATTAGCTGAACTTAACAATGCACTTGAACGTATCAGTAACGGCAAATATGGTAGATGTGAGATATGCGGAAATGAGATCTCCATCGAAAGGCTTTCTATTCTTCCCACTGCCAAAACCTGCGTCGAACATAGCCCCTCACAAAAAACGTCAAACCAAAGACCTGCAGAAGAAGATGTACTTGGTCAATCATTCAGTGAGCATATAAATGATGAAGAAGAATCGAATTTTTTTGACGCTGAAGACTCCTGGCAACGAACCGCAAGATATGGAACATCTGAAACCCCTTCGGATTTTAATGATCAGCAAATGAGCTATGATCGCATGTATATCGATTCGAATGAACTAAATGGGTATGTTGAAGAAATCGAAACTTTTTTATCTGCTAATATTGACGGTAAACCAACTGGTGTCGTTCCTAATGAACGTCACGAACGATATGAAGAACAATTAGATGACTATGAAGAACTGGCTTCGCAAGGAATGATTGAAGATACGGATATGAACAAATGA
- the ctaG gene encoding cytochrome c oxidase assembly factor CtaG — protein sequence MWEQLTSTFSFSALWSPGILVAAIVIAGFYLLLTGPWKDSFKDASPFPLYKKIFFLIGVALFYIGLGGPLSLMGHLLLSIHMTEMALVYLVAPPLIIVGTPAWLLRPLLNVKVIRKIVKFFTFPIISLLLFNGLFSFYHIPEIFDYLMVHYTAQNFYKAALIVTAFAMWWPLVCPVPEYDTLSGVKKLGYIFADGVLLTPACALIIFATTPLYATYTDPTVWANAMGYCVPNGTTVSPELFDQFKPLGIMEDQQLGGIIMKIIQELSYGSALGYIFFQWARKEREKDAEELQSPEFRMSEI from the coding sequence ATGTGGGAACAATTAACGAGCACGTTTTCGTTTAGTGCTCTCTGGAGCCCTGGGATTCTCGTAGCTGCGATTGTTATCGCTGGTTTCTATTTACTTCTTACAGGACCCTGGAAAGATAGCTTTAAAGACGCATCACCCTTCCCCCTTTATAAAAAGATCTTCTTCTTAATTGGGGTTGCCTTATTTTACATTGGACTCGGTGGACCATTATCACTAATGGGGCATTTATTACTCAGTATTCACATGACTGAAATGGCTCTTGTCTATTTAGTTGCGCCACCTCTTATTATCGTTGGGACACCCGCATGGTTGCTTCGACCATTACTAAATGTCAAAGTTATTCGCAAAATCGTTAAATTTTTCACTTTCCCAATTATTTCACTGCTTTTATTTAATGGATTGTTTTCTTTTTATCACATACCAGAAATATTCGACTACTTAATGGTCCATTACACAGCTCAGAATTTCTATAAAGCAGCTCTGATTGTGACAGCTTTCGCGATGTGGTGGCCACTCGTTTGTCCAGTACCTGAATATGACACGTTATCAGGTGTAAAGAAGCTCGGCTATATTTTCGCAGATGGCGTTCTACTGACACCAGCATGTGCACTAATCATTTTCGCAACTACTCCACTTTACGCAACCTATACAGACCCGACTGTATGGGCCAATGCAATGGGATACTGTGTCCCTAATGGCACAACCGTATCACCTGAACTATTTGACCAATTCAAGCCGCTAGGAATTATGGAAGACCAACAGCTAGGCGGAATCATCATGAAAATCATCCAAGAATTATCATACGGCAGCGCTCTCGGCTACATCTTCTTCCAATGGGCAAGAAAAGAACGCGAAAAAGATGCCGAAGAACTACAATCACCAGAATTCAGAATGAGCGAGATTTAA
- a CDS encoding metalloregulator ArsR/SmtB family transcription factor has translation MDLDEETLFIVSQTFKALGDPTRIRILNLLADRECAVSEIADVLHLSQSTVSHQLRFLKNLRLVKFRRAGTSIFYSPDDQHVMALLHQAIHHACHD, from the coding sequence ATGGATTTAGATGAAGAAACGCTTTTCATTGTTTCACAAACCTTCAAAGCTCTTGGTGATCCCACAAGGATACGGATCTTGAACTTACTAGCTGATCGGGAATGTGCTGTTAGTGAAATAGCAGATGTCCTTCATCTTTCACAGTCGACTGTGTCGCATCAGCTTCGCTTTCTAAAGAACTTACGATTAGTTAAGTTCAGAAGAGCAGGAACAAGTATCTTTTATTCTCCTGATGACCAACATGTGATGGCATTGCTTCATCAAGCGATTCATCATGCATGTCATGATTGA
- a CDS encoding NUDIX domain-containing protein, whose translation MDYIQELRALVGSRPLILPGVAILLFDQSKSNLLMQKRTDNKRWGLTGGFMEPGESFEETVARETFEELGITIQNLTFESFFSGENLYYQYPNGDEVFSVIAVYSGQCASDDFKLDEKEVSEVRYFQINDLPDNINPNHQIVLKQLGY comes from the coding sequence ATGGATTACATTCAGGAACTTAGAGCGCTTGTCGGGAGTCGACCACTTATATTACCAGGTGTAGCAATTCTGCTATTTGATCAATCAAAGTCAAATCTTCTCATGCAAAAAAGGACCGATAATAAACGATGGGGATTAACAGGCGGATTTATGGAGCCTGGAGAGTCATTCGAAGAAACGGTAGCTCGTGAAACGTTTGAAGAATTGGGAATAACGATTCAAAACTTAACTTTTGAATCGTTTTTTTCTGGAGAGAATCTTTATTACCAATACCCGAATGGGGATGAAGTTTTTAGTGTAATTGCTGTCTATTCTGGGCAGTGTGCAAGTGATGATTTTAAATTAGACGAGAAGGAAGTATCTGAAGTGAGGTATTTTCAAATCAATGATTTACCAGACAACATAAATCCAAATCATCAAATTGTGCTGAAACAGTTAGGCTATTAG
- a CDS encoding metalloregulator ArsR/SmtB family transcription factor has translation MNKENDHHEARQLFRKSTPIFQALGDPYRQDIILLLSEHDCLSVNEITEQSTLSRPAISHHLKILREVGLVSVEQKGTTRFYSLQLEDGVAILKMLLDKVEETCF, from the coding sequence ATGAATAAAGAAAATGACCATCATGAAGCGCGTCAGCTTTTTCGTAAAAGTACGCCGATCTTTCAGGCGCTTGGCGATCCCTACAGGCAAGATATTATCCTGTTACTTAGTGAACACGATTGTCTAAGCGTGAATGAGATTACCGAGCAATCAACCTTGTCTCGTCCAGCGATTTCACATCATCTTAAAATTTTGCGTGAAGTTGGTCTTGTTTCAGTCGAACAGAAAGGAACAACACGTTTCTATTCGCTTCAACTTGAAGATGGTGTAGCTATATTGAAAATGCTACTAGATAAAGTAGAAGAGACTTGCTTTTAA
- a CDS encoding SDR family oxidoreductase codes for MSETALITGASGGLGADIATLFAKDGIHLILVARSKEKLELRARELSKYGVQVDIIVSDLAKPGAAGELFEQVKGLGKKVDYLVNNAGVGLFGKFVETDLQKELDMLYLNINSLTHLTKLVVEEMTQRGKGSILNVASTAAFQPGPLMAVYYASKAYVLSFSEAIENELKGTGVTVSILCPGPTRTDFSSRANLGKSKLFDGGTMDSMSVAKAGYEGVRNGKSIIIPGTQNKILAKSIRFIPRKVVTGIVRRMQQEK; via the coding sequence ATGTCCGAAACAGCATTAATTACAGGGGCATCTGGAGGTCTAGGTGCAGATATTGCCACGTTATTTGCAAAAGATGGCATACACTTAATTTTAGTCGCGAGAAGTAAAGAGAAGCTAGAGTTACGAGCACGAGAATTATCAAAATATGGTGTACAAGTTGATATAATCGTTAGTGATCTGGCAAAGCCTGGAGCTGCTGGCGAATTATTTGAACAAGTAAAAGGACTTGGAAAGAAAGTAGATTATTTAGTGAACAACGCAGGTGTTGGTCTATTCGGCAAGTTTGTAGAAACCGATTTGCAGAAGGAATTGGACATGCTGTATTTAAATATTAACTCCCTAACTCATTTGACGAAGTTAGTTGTGGAAGAGATGACACAACGCGGTAAAGGCAGCATCCTAAATGTAGCATCTACAGCTGCCTTTCAACCTGGTCCTTTAATGGCAGTCTATTATGCATCGAAAGCCTATGTACTTTCATTTTCAGAAGCGATCGAGAATGAGTTGAAGGGGACAGGGGTAACCGTATCAATTTTGTGCCCTGGACCGACAAGAACCGATTTTAGTAGCCGTGCTAACCTTGGGAAGTCAAAACTTTTTGATGGAGGTACAATGGATTCCATGTCTGTCGCAAAAGCAGGATATGAAGGAGTAAGAAACGGAAAGAGTATCATTATTCCTGGTACACAGAATAAAATTCTAGCTAAATCAATCCGTTTTATTCCAAGAAAAGTTGTAACAGGAATCGTAAGGCGTATGCAACAAGAAAAATAG
- a CDS encoding SCO family protein: MKKRFLFVTGLMTLLVILAACGKDVPDDLDWEVKDFTYTDQTNSEFGLSDLDGKVWIADLIFTNCETVCPPMTANMSQLQDKLAGADVDVELVSFSVDPKRDTPEELIKFSEKFDADLSNWHFLTGYDNEEIKSFAESSFKTAVDADPNSDQFIHGTAFYLVNKDGVVVKKYSGVSNVPYEEIVDDVKALQ; the protein is encoded by the coding sequence ATGAAGAAACGCTTCTTATTCGTTACAGGATTAATGACACTACTGGTCATACTGGCTGCTTGCGGGAAGGATGTGCCCGACGACCTTGATTGGGAAGTGAAGGACTTTACATATACGGATCAAACAAATAGCGAGTTTGGTTTAAGTGATTTGGATGGAAAAGTGTGGATTGCTGATTTGATATTCACAAATTGTGAGACGGTTTGTCCGCCTATGACAGCAAATATGTCCCAACTCCAGGATAAGCTTGCAGGAGCGGATGTGGATGTAGAGCTTGTATCTTTTTCTGTTGATCCAAAACGAGATACACCTGAAGAATTAATAAAGTTCTCGGAGAAATTTGATGCCGATTTATCAAACTGGCACTTCTTAACTGGTTACGATAATGAGGAGATTAAAAGTTTCGCAGAGAGTAGTTTTAAAACAGCTGTAGATGCAGATCCAAATTCAGATCAATTTATTCATGGCACTGCTTTTTATCTTGTGAATAAAGATGGCGTGGTCGTGAAAAAGTATTCTGGCGTTTCGAATGTCCCTTATGAAGAAATTGTCGATGACGTGAAAGCTTTACAATAA
- a CDS encoding NADP-dependent isocitrate dehydrogenase, with the protein MAEKRPITVATGDGIGPEIMEATLTILEQAGAEIEPEFIDVGEKVYLTGNSTGIPQEAWDSLRRTKVLLKAPITTPQGGGYKSLNVTIRTAMGLYANVRPCVSYHPVVENKHPDMDLVIVRENEEDLYSGIEHQQTPDVVQSLKLISRPGSERIVRHAFEYARKNNRKKVTCLVKDNIMKLSDGLFHQVFKEIAAEYPDIEANSYIVDIGMARLADSPEEFDVIVTLNLYGDIASDIAAQIAGSVGLAGSANIGDQIAMFEAIHGSAPDIAGKGIANPSGLLHGAIMMLVHIGQPEAAEKIHNAWLKTIEDGVLTGDIAKGKDAVGTKEFANAVVERLGQSPSVLAPVVYSKEVEEKQEETVRPNYIPERELDGTDVFLFNNTLTIDEIAEKLTRAAEASNHEFVMMTNRGVKVYPNGFSETFLSDHWRCRFQPIEGKKETQGAIRELLTQIESEDLDWIKIENLYRFDGKIAYSLAQGQ; encoded by the coding sequence ATGGCAGAAAAGCGTCCAATTACAGTAGCAACCGGAGACGGAATCGGTCCGGAAATCATGGAAGCAACACTAACTATCTTAGAACAAGCTGGGGCTGAGATTGAGCCTGAATTTATTGATGTTGGAGAAAAAGTTTACCTTACAGGTAATTCAACAGGTATTCCTCAAGAAGCATGGGATTCATTACGTCGAACAAAAGTACTCTTGAAAGCGCCGATTACAACACCACAGGGCGGTGGTTATAAGAGCCTAAACGTAACAATACGTACAGCGATGGGATTATATGCAAACGTTCGCCCTTGCGTATCTTATCATCCTGTCGTTGAAAACAAGCATCCAGATATGGATCTTGTGATTGTTCGCGAAAATGAAGAGGATCTATACTCAGGCATTGAGCATCAGCAAACGCCAGACGTTGTGCAAAGCTTGAAACTCATTTCACGCCCAGGTTCTGAGCGAATTGTTCGTCATGCTTTTGAATATGCTCGCAAAAATAATCGTAAGAAAGTAACTTGTCTTGTAAAAGATAATATCATGAAATTGAGTGATGGTCTTTTTCATCAGGTATTTAAAGAAATCGCAGCAGAATATCCTGATATTGAAGCAAATAGTTACATTGTCGATATTGGAATGGCTCGCCTTGCTGATTCACCAGAAGAATTTGATGTGATCGTAACGTTGAATTTATATGGTGATATTGCTTCTGATATTGCAGCTCAGATTGCAGGAAGCGTTGGATTAGCAGGTTCTGCAAATATCGGAGATCAAATTGCGATGTTTGAAGCGATTCACGGAAGCGCTCCTGATATTGCTGGTAAAGGAATTGCAAATCCATCTGGTCTTCTTCATGGGGCAATTATGATGCTCGTGCATATTGGACAGCCTGAAGCAGCAGAGAAAATTCATAACGCCTGGTTGAAAACGATTGAAGACGGCGTTCTTACGGGTGATATCGCTAAAGGCAAAGACGCTGTCGGAACGAAAGAGTTTGCAAATGCTGTGGTTGAACGTCTTGGTCAATCCCCTTCCGTTCTAGCTCCTGTTGTTTATAGTAAGGAAGTCGAGGAGAAGCAAGAAGAAACCGTACGGCCAAACTACATTCCTGAGCGTGAACTTGATGGAACAGACGTATTTTTATTTAACAACACGCTTACAATTGATGAAATTGCAGAGAAGCTCACTCGTGCAGCGGAAGCAAGCAATCATGAATTCGTAATGATGACAAATCGTGGCGTTAAAGTATATCCAAATGGGTTCTCTGAAACGTTCTTATCCGATCACTGGCGCTGTAGATTCCAACCAATTGAAGGAAAGAAAGAAACGCAGGGAGCAATTCGTGAGTTGTTAACACAAATTGAATCAGAGGATTTAGACTGGATTAAGATTGAGAATTTATACCGCTTTGATGGGAAAATTGCCTATTCATTAGCACAAGGACAATAA
- a CDS encoding spore germination protein codes for MFRWLKKSRSPEKLKNLPELIRNLQDSGDFLHHESKQQDSSFFIYYFKTLVHETELNDHILPYLVEKPLKSLEDIPERVPIPGVILSSDLKEICEKVMRGYVLIRLNANATECALIPSQVKKARAVTQPEVEFTVVGSKEAFVESLDTNLHLIRKRLPVHELKAYEVTVGKLTNTKVVVLYLDGIANEENVNTVKQRLEDIKVDQIVDNSVIMQLITDNKNSPFPQLIDTERPDRATSVLCEGKVVVLSDGSPQALIGPTTLVEFFSAFEDYFVNWIVASSARLIRIFAILFSILVTPVYVATLTYHYELIPKDLLGTLVSSRQRIPLPPILEAIFLELSIELLREAGARLPTKVGQTIGIVGGIVIGTASVEAGLTSNVLLIIVALSALASFTTPVYRMSNTIRLTRFPFLLFAHLWGLLGVTICFCFLIAHLLKLKSLGRPFLEPIYPLRVQDLKDAIIRLPLKFQNKRPIHLQSEDTVRFKPVTEKEKNDFHE; via the coding sequence ATGTTTCGATGGTTGAAAAAAAGTCGTTCTCCAGAAAAATTAAAAAACCTACCTGAGCTTATTCGCAATCTCCAGGACTCAGGCGATTTTCTCCATCATGAAAGCAAGCAACAGGATAGTTCATTTTTTATTTACTACTTTAAAACGCTTGTTCACGAAACGGAGTTAAATGATCATATCCTTCCATACCTAGTGGAAAAACCATTAAAATCATTGGAGGATATACCTGAAAGAGTGCCGATTCCAGGTGTTATTCTTTCGAGCGATCTGAAAGAGATCTGTGAGAAGGTGATGCGAGGCTACGTTCTTATTCGATTAAATGCAAATGCAACAGAATGTGCCCTTATTCCATCACAAGTTAAAAAAGCAAGGGCTGTTACCCAACCAGAAGTAGAATTTACAGTGGTCGGCTCCAAAGAAGCATTTGTTGAATCACTTGATACAAACTTGCACTTAATTAGAAAGCGCCTGCCTGTTCATGAACTAAAAGCCTATGAAGTAACGGTTGGCAAGCTGACAAACACAAAAGTTGTTGTTCTCTACCTTGATGGTATTGCAAACGAAGAGAACGTTAATACGGTTAAACAAAGACTTGAAGATATAAAGGTCGATCAAATTGTAGATAACTCTGTCATTATGCAGCTAATTACTGATAATAAAAATTCTCCTTTTCCGCAACTGATTGATACTGAGAGGCCAGATCGGGCAACATCTGTTTTATGTGAAGGGAAGGTTGTAGTACTCTCAGATGGTTCACCACAGGCATTGATCGGTCCAACAACTCTGGTCGAGTTTTTCTCTGCATTTGAAGACTATTTTGTTAACTGGATCGTAGCATCAAGTGCTCGTTTGATTCGTATTTTTGCTATTTTGTTCTCCATACTTGTGACGCCGGTTTATGTAGCGACGTTAACCTATCACTATGAATTAATTCCAAAAGATTTACTCGGTACGTTAGTTAGTTCAAGGCAGCGCATTCCGCTTCCACCAATTCTAGAAGCGATCTTTCTAGAATTATCAATTGAACTATTAAGAGAAGCTGGAGCAAGGTTACCTACAAAAGTTGGACAAACTATTGGTATTGTAGGAGGTATTGTGATCGGGACAGCATCGGTTGAAGCGGGGTTAACGAGTAACGTATTGCTGATTATTGTCGCGCTGTCAGCACTGGCTTCATTTACAACCCCAGTGTATCGAATGAGTAATACGATTCGTTTAACACGCTTTCCGTTTCTTCTTTTCGCTCATCTGTGGGGTCTTCTTGGGGTAACGATTTGCTTTTGTTTCTTAATCGCTCACCTACTAAAGCTCAAATCTTTAGGAAGACCTTTTCTTGAACCAATTTATCCGCTACGAGTACAAGATTTAAAAGATGCGATTATTAGATTGCCTTTAAAATTCCAGAATAAGCGTCCGATTCATTTACAATCAGAAGATACCGTGCGATTTAAACCTGTTACTGAAAAAGAGAAAAATGATTTTCATGAATAA
- a CDS encoding GerAB/ArcD/ProY family transporter, whose translation MTGPEVKDQYKVSPFLVFYLVHSVQVGVGVMGFQRISAKYAGNDAWISVLAAGLSLNVIIFLIYKIMMKEKGDLISLHHNLFGKWIGGLLSLIAIVYFIAMGITVLRTYIEVVQVWMFPDLNKWIFGTVFLLLVYYCLSGGFRVVAGISFFGVVIPFYLVLTMIFPLFYGHFRDLLPIFNHSLMEMYEGVKGASLSYLGFTTLFMYLPFIKEPEKSHRWAQGGHLLTVFIYTTVMITTIAFFSPEQLQKTIWATLTTWKIAEMPFVQRFEYIGIASWALVILPNLCITIWAAGRGIRRLSRVSQQNVTIPILVLILISSSLFARRESIDLLNQYTSKIGFYFVYIYVPFVFVFQYIKSKVGRSG comes from the coding sequence ATGACAGGGCCAGAAGTGAAAGATCAATATAAAGTATCTCCATTTCTCGTCTTTTACCTCGTTCATTCTGTCCAAGTAGGTGTAGGGGTAATGGGGTTTCAGCGAATTAGTGCCAAATATGCAGGCAACGATGCCTGGATTTCTGTATTGGCAGCCGGACTGAGCTTGAACGTAATTATTTTTCTAATTTATAAGATTATGATGAAGGAAAAGGGTGATCTCATCTCCCTACACCATAACCTTTTTGGAAAATGGATCGGCGGATTACTAAGCTTAATTGCTATCGTTTATTTTATTGCGATGGGTATAACGGTACTACGAACGTATATTGAGGTTGTTCAAGTTTGGATGTTTCCAGATTTAAATAAGTGGATTTTTGGAACAGTGTTCTTACTCCTCGTTTACTATTGTTTATCTGGTGGTTTTCGAGTGGTAGCTGGGATCTCCTTTTTTGGTGTGGTCATTCCTTTTTACCTGGTTCTTACCATGATATTTCCTTTGTTTTATGGGCATTTTCGTGATCTACTTCCAATCTTCAATCACTCCTTAATGGAGATGTATGAGGGAGTCAAAGGAGCGTCTCTTTCCTATTTAGGATTTACAACTCTTTTCATGTATCTGCCGTTTATTAAAGAGCCAGAAAAATCCCATCGATGGGCACAAGGTGGTCATTTATTGACTGTTTTTATTTATACGACTGTTATGATCACGACAATCGCATTCTTTAGTCCTGAACAACTTCAAAAAACGATCTGGGCAACATTAACGACTTGGAAAATTGCTGAAATGCCTTTTGTACAGAGATTCGAATATATCGGAATTGCTTCATGGGCACTTGTGATCTTACCGAATCTTTGCATTACCATTTGGGCTGCTGGTAGAGGGATTAGAAGATTGTCAAGAGTTAGTCAGCAAAACGTAACCATTCCAATACTAGTCCTTATCTTAATTAGTAGCAGTTTGTTTGCACGACGAGAAAGTATCGACCTTTTGAATCAATATACAAGTAAGATTGGTTTCTATTTTGTCTACATTTATGTTCCCTTTGTATTTGTCTTTCAGTACATTAAAAGTAAGGTGGGAAGATCGGGATGA